A region of Asterias amurensis chromosome 22, ASM3211899v1 DNA encodes the following proteins:
- the LOC139953767 gene encoding CD151 antigen-like, whose product MVSFEAPVSSLSCFGKCVKILLLLFNVLFMISGVAAATIGIWAIADPTSVRIVVLLNSQLYVISALILIGAGIAASFVGVIGCCGVRYESKCLLGLYTVSLLVVFIAEFAAGVISVALYTQASTLANREMRDSLIYKYGQGNEVEATDAWNYIQRNFECCGWTGETHDAAMLFQATVWFAHTYLKVPPSCCKRDAEGNPINLKSCQNEFNNDMTWVNNVGCHPVVVQQAYKFATILAGVGIGISLFQLFGMILAFCLYRQI is encoded by the exons ATGGTGAGCTTTGAAGCCCCCGTGTCCAGTTTGTCTTGCTTTGGGAAGTGCGTGAAGATATTGCTCCTGCTCTTCAATGTATTATTTATG ATAAGCGGGGTAGCTGCCGCTACCATAGGGATTTGGGCCATCGCGGATCCAACAAGTGTCCGCATCGTTGTTCTTCTCAACTCTCAACTGTACGTCATCTCCGCTTTGATATTGATTGGAGCAGGTATTGCCGCATCATTTGTCGGTGTTATTGGATGCTGTGGGGTGCGATACGAGAGCAAGTGTCTGCTTGGCTTG TATACAGTGAGCCTTCTTGTGGTGTTCATTGCTGAGTTTGCGGCTGGTGTTATTTCAGTGGCGCTCTACACTCAA GCCTCAACCCTTGCCAATAGAGAAATGAGAGATTCCCTGATTTATAAGTACGGGCAGGGAAATGAAGTAGAAGCAACAGATGCCTGGAACTATATTCAACGAAAT TTTGAGTGTTGTGGTTGGACTGGTGAAACCCACGATGCAGCAATGCTGTTTCAAGCCACTGTTTGGTTTGCACATACTTATCTTAAAGTTCCCCCTTCTTGCTGTAAACGTGATGCAGAAGGTAACCCCATTAATCTGAAGAGTTGTCAGAACGAGTTTAATAACGACATGACTTGGGTCAACAACGTG GGCTGTCACCCTGTGGTTGTTCAGCAGGCCTACAAATTCGCAACGATTTTAGCTGGTGTTGGTATAGGCATCTCTCTGTTTCAG CTGTTTGGAATGATCCTGGCCTTCTGCTTGTATCGACAGATCTGA
- the LOC139953766 gene encoding tetraspanin-1-like translates to MEGCGGKCMKFLLIVINLIVALSGLGLIATGLIIKFGISDWIPIDEIAALLDSQLLRSAVYMIIAAGGFVFLVSVCGCLGAMCENKCLLVLYFLLLFIVFAAQIAAGIFAALYTRQIESYLEDEGVDFLKNSYGLMNSTKNELGTAAWDLVQEKLNCCGVNGKLDYFGNTNVNNTAGPFPVSCCTGIPCTQNTVRAKGCGNELKLLIADYGTIIGATAVGVAFFELCCMLLAICVCRNIGDDS, encoded by the exons ATGGAAGGTTGTGGCGGCAAGTGTATGAAATTCTTGCTTATTGTTATCAACTTAATTGTCGCA CTAAGTGGACTCGGTTTGATAGCAACCGGTTTGATAATCAAGTTTGGCATCTCAGACTGGATACCCATCGACGAGATCGCTGCACTGCTGGACAGTCAACTGCTTAGGAGCGCCGTCTACATGATCATCGCTGCAGGTGGCTTTGTATTCTTGGTGTCAGTATGTGGATGCTTGGGAGCGATGTGTGAGAACAAGTGCCTCCTGGTCCTG TATTTCTTGCTGCTGTTCATCGTGTTTGCCGCCCAGATCGCTGCCGGCATCTTTGCCGCTCTGTACACCCGGCAGATTGAGAGCTACTTGGAGGATGAGGGCGTCGACTTCTTGAAAAACAGCTACGGCCTAATGAACAGCACCAAGAATGAGTTGGGCACCGCTGCATGGGACCTCGTCCAGGAGAAG TTGAACTGCTGCGGTGTGAATGGTAAATTAGACTACTTTGGAAATACCAATGTCAACAACACTGCAGGACCATTCCCAGTTTCCTGCTGTACTGGTATACCATGCACACAGAATACCGTCAGAGCTAAG GGATGCGGGAATGAACTTAAACTCCTGATTGCAGATTACGGTACAATCATCGGAGCTACTGCGGTTGGTGTTGCTTTCTTTGAG TTGTGCTGCATGCTTCTGGCAATCTGCGTCTGTAGGAATATCGGTGACGACTCGTAG